In a single window of the Pantoea alfalfae genome:
- a CDS encoding flavocytochrome c, whose amino-acid sequence MKSLTPILNPLTLPGGAVLKNRLVMAPMTTCTGFYDGTVTSELVEYYRARAGSIGTVIVECCFIDNRGPAFPGAIAIDSDNKIPGLKRIADAIKSEGSTAILQIYHGGRMVEPELIGGKTPVAPSAIAAPREGATQPLALSAEEVETMITKFGDAVNRAIKAGFDGVEIHGANTYLIQQFYSPNSNQRDDKWGGSRDNRARFPLEVLEITHKMAERFAHNSFIIGYRFSPEEIEVPGIRFDDTLYLLEKLAARGLDYVHFSVGQLLRPSIVDTQDPTPLIEKFVAMRSPVLAKVPVIGVGGVVNKADAELALEKGYDLVAIGKACIAYPNWADRIINNEHLELYIDSNKREELQIPEPLWRFSLVDAMIRDMSESGRKYKAGVYQEKVEAEALKLKINVTLDTDRITDISLVPDDTLDVDFTTTFESLRNRILVANSPHVDAITGATTQSEALKKAVSRALTTSSKEHVIEEGGNPNAPQNYDVVIVGSGGAGLAAAIQAHDEGARVVIIEKMPTIGGNTIKASVGMNAAETRFQKLKGIEDSKELFYEETLKGGQFKNNPVLLREFVDLAPEAIEWLANHGIELNDITITGGMSIDRTHRPADRSAVGGFLISGLVKNINSRNIEVLLETSVAEILYENGAVTGVKVVDEYNDSRILNARSVIVATGGFSANRELVVKYRPELDGFVTTNHKGATGSGIAMLEKIGAGTVDMGEIQIHPTVEQTTSYLVSESIRGGGAILVSQAGKRFYNEMETRDKVSAQIIALPEKSAWIVFDEQVRMNNKAADEYIAKGFVVSAPTVAELAVKLNMSEHHTLEATLARYNNFVIMQKDEDFGRQTALRHPLSEAPFYAIRVAPGVHHTMGGVTIDTTTAVLDSQKQVINGAWACGEVVGGIHGANRIGGNAVADIIIFGILAGGNAAAYARR is encoded by the coding sequence ATGAAATCTCTCACCCCCATCCTTAATCCACTTACCCTGCCTGGCGGCGCTGTGTTAAAAAACCGACTGGTGATGGCCCCCATGACCACCTGTACCGGTTTTTATGACGGAACGGTCACCAGCGAACTGGTCGAGTATTACCGCGCACGTGCAGGCAGCATCGGAACTGTGATCGTTGAGTGCTGCTTTATTGATAACCGCGGCCCGGCGTTTCCGGGTGCCATTGCTATCGACAGTGACAACAAAATTCCTGGTCTGAAACGCATCGCGGACGCGATTAAATCGGAAGGCTCCACGGCCATTCTGCAGATCTATCACGGTGGCCGCATGGTCGAGCCGGAACTCATCGGCGGGAAAACACCGGTTGCGCCGAGCGCCATTGCCGCACCACGCGAAGGTGCCACTCAACCGCTGGCGCTGAGCGCTGAAGAAGTCGAAACCATGATCACCAAATTTGGTGATGCGGTGAACCGTGCTATTAAGGCCGGTTTCGACGGCGTCGAAATTCATGGTGCGAACACCTATCTGATTCAGCAGTTCTATTCTCCGAATTCTAACCAGCGCGATGACAAGTGGGGCGGCAGCCGCGATAACCGCGCGCGCTTCCCACTGGAAGTGCTGGAAATCACTCACAAAATGGCGGAGCGCTTCGCCCATAACTCGTTCATCATCGGCTATCGCTTCTCGCCAGAAGAGATCGAAGTGCCCGGCATCCGCTTTGACGACACCCTCTATCTGCTGGAAAAACTGGCCGCGCGCGGACTCGATTATGTTCACTTCTCTGTCGGCCAGCTGCTGCGCCCGTCCATTGTCGATACGCAGGACCCGACGCCGCTGATCGAGAAATTCGTTGCGATGCGCTCGCCAGTGCTGGCAAAAGTGCCGGTGATTGGTGTCGGCGGCGTGGTGAATAAAGCCGACGCCGAACTGGCGCTGGAAAAAGGCTATGACCTGGTGGCCATTGGTAAAGCCTGTATCGCCTATCCGAACTGGGCTGACCGCATCATCAATAACGAACATCTCGAACTCTACATCGACAGCAATAAACGCGAAGAGCTGCAGATCCCGGAACCGCTGTGGCGCTTCTCGCTGGTCGACGCGATGATCCGCGACATGAGCGAATCGGGCCGTAAATACAAAGCGGGTGTTTATCAGGAGAAAGTGGAAGCCGAAGCGCTGAAGCTGAAAATCAACGTCACACTGGATACCGACCGTATTACCGACATCTCGCTGGTGCCGGACGATACACTGGATGTGGACTTCACCACCACCTTTGAAAGCCTGCGTAACCGTATTCTGGTGGCGAACAGCCCACACGTTGATGCAATTACCGGCGCGACCACCCAGAGTGAAGCGCTGAAAAAAGCGGTTTCCCGTGCGCTGACCACCTCCAGCAAAGAGCATGTGATTGAAGAGGGCGGTAACCCTAATGCCCCACAGAATTACGATGTGGTGATTGTGGGCAGCGGCGGTGCCGGTCTGGCGGCGGCGATTCAGGCGCACGATGAAGGCGCACGTGTGGTTATCATCGAGAAGATGCCGACCATTGGCGGCAATACCATCAAAGCGTCTGTGGGTATGAACGCCGCCGAAACCCGTTTCCAGAAACTCAAAGGCATCGAAGACAGCAAAGAGCTGTTCTACGAGGAGACGCTCAAAGGCGGCCAGTTCAAAAACAACCCGGTATTGCTGCGCGAGTTTGTGGACCTGGCGCCTGAGGCGATTGAGTGGCTGGCGAATCACGGCATTGAACTGAATGACATCACTATTACCGGTGGGATGAGCATCGACCGTACTCACCGTCCGGCTGACCGTTCAGCGGTAGGTGGCTTCCTGATCAGCGGCCTGGTGAAAAATATCAACAGCCGCAACATCGAAGTGCTGCTGGAAACCTCTGTTGCAGAAATTCTTTATGAGAACGGTGCTGTAACGGGTGTGAAAGTGGTCGATGAATACAACGACAGCCGTATCCTTAACGCCAGAAGCGTCATTGTAGCGACCGGCGGATTCAGTGCGAACCGTGAGCTGGTGGTGAAATATCGCCCTGAACTTGATGGCTTTGTCACCACCAACCACAAAGGTGCGACCGGTAGCGGTATTGCGATGCTGGAGAAAATTGGTGCCGGAACGGTGGATATGGGGGAAATTCAGATTCACCCGACTGTTGAGCAGACCACGTCTTATCTGGTCTCTGAATCGATTCGCGGCGGCGGCGCTATCCTGGTCAGTCAGGCCGGCAAGCGTTTCTACAACGAGATGGAGACCCGCGACAAAGTCTCAGCGCAGATTATTGCCCTGCCAGAGAAGAGTGCCTGGATTGTGTTTGACGAGCAGGTGCGCATGAATAACAAAGCGGCTGACGAGTACATCGCCAAGGGCTTTGTGGTCAGCGCGCCAACCGTGGCGGAACTGGCGGTGAAACTCAACATGAGTGAGCATCACACGCTGGAAGCGACGCTGGCACGTTACAATAACTTCGTAATAATGCAGAAAGACGAAGACTTTGGTCGCCAGACCGCGCTGCGTCATCCGCTGAGCGAAGCGCCATTCTATGCGATTCGTGTTGCACCAGGCGTGCACCACACCATGGGCGGTGTCACCATTGATACCACCACCGCGGTGCTGGACAGCCAGAAACAGGTGATTAACGGTGCCTGGGCATGTGGCGAGGTGGTTGGCGGCATTCATGGCGCGAACCGTATTGGCGGTAACGCCGTTGCAGATATCATTATCTTCGGTATCCTGGCTGGCGGTAACGCCGCCGCCTACGCCCGACGTTAA
- a CDS encoding anion permease, with translation MKPLSAVTEPPKAAPAAAGKKKAIMLALPVIVAVLLLLVPTPAGLEPYAWHFFAIFVGVIVGLIFEPLPGAVIGLTGVVAIALFSQFVLFSPEELANPKFKVASESFKWAVSGFGNSTVWLIFGAFMFAAGYDKTQFGRRLALILVKYLGRRSLTLGYAITFADLLLAPFTPSNTARSGGTIYPIIANLPPLYGSKPNDPSARKIGSYLMWVAITAACITSSMFLSALAPNLLALALVKSIIGFDISWGMWFLAFLPLGVLLILTMPLLAYWFYPPEVKINDEVPKWAIAELEKLGRLTRNEILLLVFVVCALLMWIFATSWIEPAMAALLVVVLMLWTGVLNWNDITSNKPAWNTFAWFATLVALADGLARVGFIAWLGKEGGMLLQGYDPQISAVVLLIAFFLLHYLFASTTAHTTALLPAMLTIAASIPGINMPVFCLMLCTSLGVMGIITPYGTGPSPIYYGSGYLPTKDYWRLGTIFGAIFLVSMMVIAYPWMVWMF, from the coding sequence ATGAAACCACTCTCAGCTGTAACTGAACCCCCTAAAGCTGCCCCTGCGGCGGCGGGTAAAAAGAAAGCTATCATGCTGGCTCTGCCAGTCATCGTTGCTGTGTTGCTGTTGCTGGTGCCAACACCGGCCGGTCTCGAACCCTATGCCTGGCACTTCTTCGCCATCTTTGTCGGCGTGATTGTCGGATTGATCTTTGAGCCGCTGCCCGGTGCCGTTATCGGCCTGACCGGCGTCGTGGCCATCGCGCTGTTCAGTCAGTTTGTCCTCTTCAGCCCGGAGGAACTGGCTAACCCGAAATTCAAAGTCGCCAGTGAGTCCTTTAAGTGGGCGGTCAGCGGTTTCGGTAACTCCACGGTCTGGCTCATCTTCGGTGCCTTTATGTTCGCCGCCGGGTATGACAAGACGCAGTTTGGTCGTCGTCTGGCCCTGATTCTGGTGAAATATCTGGGTCGCCGCAGCCTGACGCTGGGCTATGCCATTACCTTCGCTGACCTGCTTCTGGCACCGTTTACCCCCTCAAACACCGCGCGCAGTGGCGGTACTATCTATCCGATTATTGCTAACCTGCCTCCGCTTTACGGCTCTAAACCCAACGACCCGAGCGCCCGTAAGATCGGTTCGTATCTGATGTGGGTCGCGATCACCGCAGCCTGTATCACCAGTTCGATGTTCCTCTCAGCGCTGGCACCTAACCTGCTGGCACTGGCGCTGGTGAAAAGCATCATCGGTTTTGATATCTCATGGGGTATGTGGTTCCTGGCCTTCCTGCCGCTGGGCGTGCTGCTGATTCTGACCATGCCGCTGCTGGCTTACTGGTTCTATCCGCCAGAAGTCAAAATCAATGATGAAGTGCCGAAATGGGCTATCGCTGAACTGGAGAAACTGGGCCGCCTGACACGCAATGAAATCCTGCTGCTGGTGTTTGTGGTCTGTGCCCTGCTGATGTGGATCTTCGCCACCTCGTGGATTGAACCTGCGATGGCTGCGCTGCTGGTGGTGGTACTGATGCTGTGGACCGGCGTCCTGAACTGGAACGACATTACCAGCAACAAGCCGGCCTGGAATACATTCGCCTGGTTCGCAACGCTGGTGGCGCTGGCTGATGGCCTGGCCCGCGTCGGCTTCATCGCCTGGCTAGGTAAAGAGGGAGGCATGCTGCTGCAGGGCTATGACCCACAGATTTCAGCCGTGGTGCTATTAATCGCCTTCTTCCTGCTCCACTACCTGTTTGCCAGTACCACGGCACATACTACTGCCCTGTTACCGGCCATGCTGACCATTGCAGCGTCAATCCCGGGCATCAATATGCCAGTCTTCTGCCTGATGCTGTGTACCTCTCTGGGTGTGATGGGCATCATCACGCCCTACGGTACTGGCCCAAGCCCGATTTATTACGGCAGCGGTTATCTGCCGACAAAAGATTACTGGCGTCTGGGTACCATCTTCGGTGCCATCTTCCTGGTCTCTATGATGGTGATTGCTTATCCGTGGATGGTGTGGATGTTCTGA
- the fumA gene encoding class I fumarate hydratase FumA: protein MSNKPFVYQNPFPLSHEDTEYYLLTREHVSVAEFEGQEILKVDPQALTLLSQQAFHDASFMLRPAHQQQVASILNDPEASDNDKYVALQFLRNSEIAAKGVLPTCQDTGTAIIMGKKGQRVWTGGGDEAALSQGIYNTYIEDNLRYSQNAALDMYKEVNTGTNLPAQIDLYSVDGDEYKFLCIAKGGGSANKTYLYQETKALLSPGKLKNYLVDKMRTLGTAACPPYHIAFVIGGTSAESTLKTVKLASTHYYDGLPTEGNEHGQAFRDVQLEQELLEAAQQLGLGAQFGGKYFAHDIRVVRLPRHGASCPIGMGVSCSADRNIKAKINREGIWIEKLEANPGRLIPEALRQQGEGEVLQVDLNRPMEQILAQLSAYPVSTRLSLTGTIIVARDIAHAKLKERIDNGEGLPQYIKDHPVYYAGPAKTPEGYASGSLGPTTAGRMDSYVDLLQAHGGSKIMLAKGNRSQQVTDACHKHGGFYLGSIGGPAAVLAQQSIKSLECVEYPELGMEAIWKIEVENFPAFILVDDKGNDFFQHIERAHCAKCVK from the coding sequence ATGTCGAACAAACCTTTTGTCTATCAGAACCCTTTTCCGCTGTCCCACGAAGATACTGAATACTACTTGCTGACTCGGGAGCATGTCTCGGTCGCCGAGTTTGAGGGTCAGGAGATCCTTAAAGTCGACCCGCAGGCGCTGACATTGCTGAGCCAGCAGGCGTTCCACGACGCCTCTTTCATGCTGCGTCCGGCCCACCAGCAGCAGGTGGCTTCTATCCTTAATGACCCGGAAGCCAGCGACAATGACAAATATGTCGCCCTGCAGTTTTTAAGAAACTCTGAAATTGCCGCCAAAGGCGTGCTGCCGACCTGTCAGGATACCGGCACCGCGATCATCATGGGCAAAAAGGGCCAGCGCGTCTGGACCGGCGGTGGCGACGAGGCCGCGCTGTCACAGGGTATCTACAACACCTACATCGAAGATAACCTGCGCTATTCACAGAATGCCGCGCTGGATATGTACAAAGAGGTGAACACCGGCACTAACCTGCCGGCGCAGATCGACCTCTACAGCGTCGATGGCGATGAGTATAAATTCCTCTGTATCGCCAAAGGTGGCGGCTCCGCTAACAAAACCTATCTCTATCAGGAAACCAAAGCGCTGCTGAGCCCCGGCAAGCTGAAAAATTACCTGGTGGATAAGATGCGTACCCTCGGCACCGCAGCCTGCCCGCCTTACCATATTGCGTTTGTTATCGGCGGCACCTCGGCTGAAAGCACCCTGAAAACCGTTAAGCTCGCCTCGACGCACTATTACGACGGCTTACCGACTGAAGGCAACGAGCACGGTCAGGCTTTCCGTGACGTTCAGCTTGAGCAGGAGCTGCTGGAAGCGGCGCAGCAGCTCGGCCTTGGCGCGCAGTTTGGCGGCAAATATTTCGCGCACGACATCCGCGTGGTGCGTCTGCCGCGTCACGGCGCGTCATGCCCGATCGGCATGGGCGTCTCCTGCTCGGCTGACCGTAATATTAAAGCGAAGATTAACCGCGAAGGTATCTGGATTGAGAAGCTGGAAGCCAACCCAGGTCGCCTGATCCCGGAAGCGCTGCGTCAGCAGGGTGAAGGTGAGGTGTTGCAGGTTGATCTTAACCGTCCAATGGAGCAGATTCTGGCGCAGCTTTCTGCGTATCCGGTCTCTACCCGCCTGTCACTGACCGGCACCATTATCGTGGCGCGTGACATTGCTCATGCCAAACTCAAAGAGCGCATCGATAACGGCGAAGGATTACCGCAGTACATCAAGGATCATCCGGTCTATTACGCCGGTCCGGCCAAAACGCCCGAAGGTTATGCGTCTGGTTCACTCGGCCCGACCACCGCAGGCCGCATGGACTCCTACGTCGATCTGCTGCAGGCTCACGGCGGCAGCAAAATCATGCTGGCAAAAGGCAACCGCAGCCAGCAGGTGACGGATGCCTGTCATAAACATGGCGGCTTCTATCTGGGCAGCATCGGTGGCCCGGCCGCGGTGCTGGCGCAGCAGAGCATCAAAAGTCTGGAATGCGTGGAGTATCCGGAGCTGGGAATGGAAGCGATCTGGAAAATCGAGGTGGAGAACTTCCCTGCCTTTATCCTGGTCGATGACAAAGGTAACGACTTCTTCCAGCACATTGAGCGCGCGCACTGCGCGAAATGCGTGAAGTAA
- a CDS encoding NAD(P)-binding oxidoreductase, with the protein MATCFIIGAAGKVGQKLTRQLSNKGHTVTAMHRKPEQAESLQAAGAKPVAGDIQQLSVTALAELMAGHDVAVFTAGAGGAGIALTNAIDGEGLKLAVAAAEQAGVSRFMLVSAFPDAGRGKTPSEGFENYMRVKRLADVELVASKLEWVILRPGTLTDEAGTGRVHADLAIPYGEIPREDVAATLVGLIENPAIKYQIIELTKGEVQIDMALQRLQRG; encoded by the coding sequence ATGGCGACATGTTTCATTATCGGGGCGGCAGGTAAGGTTGGCCAAAAGCTGACCCGTCAGCTGAGCAACAAAGGCCACACTGTCACGGCAATGCACCGCAAGCCGGAACAGGCTGAGTCCCTGCAGGCCGCAGGCGCTAAGCCTGTCGCGGGCGATATTCAGCAGCTGAGCGTGACGGCGCTGGCAGAGCTGATGGCCGGTCACGACGTGGCGGTCTTTACAGCGGGTGCGGGCGGTGCCGGTATCGCGCTGACCAATGCCATTGACGGTGAAGGGCTGAAGCTGGCAGTCGCCGCCGCAGAGCAGGCTGGCGTGTCGCGCTTTATGCTGGTATCCGCTTTTCCGGATGCGGGCCGCGGTAAAACGCCGTCTGAGGGATTTGAGAACTATATGCGGGTGAAACGCCTGGCGGATGTGGAACTGGTGGCGAGCAAGCTGGAGTGGGTGATCCTGCGGCCTGGCACGCTGACCGATGAGGCTGGTACGGGTCGGGTGCATGCAGATCTGGCGATCCCCTATGGTGAGATCCCGCGCGAAGATGTGGCAGCGACGCTGGTCGGTCTGATTGAGAATCCGGCGATTAAGTATCAGATTATCGAACTCACCAAAGGTGAGGTGCAGATCGATATGGCGTTGCAGCGGTTGCAGCGCGGTTAA
- a CDS encoding SDR family oxidoreductase: protein MKKHALIVGISGVIGRALADKLQQEGWQVSGLSRGRGAVPEGATSLTADLTDAEAVREALKEVKPDALFFSVWARQENEKENIRVNGGMVRNVIEALGERLKGSHVALVTGLKHYLGPFEAYGKGAVPVTPFREEQGRQPVDNFYYAQEDEVFAGADKYDYRWSVHRPHTIIGYAVGNAMNMGQTLAVYATLCKEKGWPFIFPGSPEQWNGVADMTDAGLLAEQLHWAATSPNAANQDFNAVNGDVFRWNWMWPKLADYFGIEAADYPAKMMPLEDRMQEAESAWRAIAEQHQLREADVTKLASWWHTDADLGRPMEAFTDMSKSRKAGFTGYRSTLDSFTQLFDKLKAEKVIPK from the coding sequence ATGAAAAAGCACGCTTTAATTGTGGGCATCAGCGGCGTTATTGGTCGCGCACTGGCAGATAAATTACAGCAGGAAGGCTGGCAGGTCAGTGGCCTGTCACGCGGACGTGGTGCCGTACCTGAAGGCGCAACCAGCCTGACAGCCGATCTGACCGATGCAGAGGCTGTCCGTGAAGCACTGAAAGAGGTAAAACCGGATGCGCTGTTTTTCAGCGTCTGGGCGCGTCAGGAAAATGAGAAAGAGAATATCCGCGTCAACGGCGGCATGGTTCGCAATGTGATTGAAGCACTCGGTGAACGCCTCAAAGGTTCGCATGTCGCGCTGGTGACCGGACTGAAGCACTATCTGGGTCCGTTTGAAGCCTACGGTAAAGGCGCCGTGCCGGTTACGCCGTTCCGTGAGGAGCAGGGGCGTCAGCCGGTCGATAACTTTTATTATGCGCAGGAAGATGAAGTGTTCGCGGGCGCAGATAAGTATGACTATCGCTGGAGCGTGCACCGTCCGCATACCATCATCGGCTATGCCGTAGGCAATGCGATGAACATGGGACAGACGCTGGCGGTTTATGCGACGCTGTGCAAAGAGAAGGGCTGGCCGTTTATCTTCCCGGGTTCGCCAGAGCAGTGGAATGGTGTCGCTGATATGACCGATGCGGGTCTGCTGGCCGAGCAATTGCATTGGGCGGCAACGTCACCAAACGCCGCTAATCAGGATTTCAACGCGGTAAATGGCGATGTGTTCCGCTGGAACTGGATGTGGCCAAAACTGGCTGACTATTTCGGTATCGAAGCTGCAGACTACCCGGCGAAGATGATGCCGCTGGAAGATCGCATGCAGGAAGCTGAGAGCGCATGGCGGGCAATAGCAGAGCAGCATCAGCTGCGTGAGGCCGATGTGACTAAGCTGGCCTCGTGGTGGCATACCGATGCCGACCTGGGTCGTCCGATGGAAGCCTTTACCGACATGAGTAAGAGCCGAAAAGCGGGCTTTACCGGTTATCGCAGTACGCTGGACTCCTTTACACAGCTGTTTGATAAGCTGAAAGCGGAAAAAGTCATCCCGAAATAA
- a CDS encoding LysR family transcriptional regulator → MHDHRLKDILPFVASVECGSFTAAAERLHVTGSAVSKSISRLEARLGSRLLERTTRRLNLTDAGSAYYQTCLRVLEDLAEAEAVLAAQRTIPSGRLRLAVPTTYGRLNVMPLLMPFCQQNPELALSLSLSDRFVDLFEEGVDVAVRIGGAPDLPASLGWRNMGREKMQFCASPAYLAREGRPENEAALLNHPAILYERVDGTTKPWLFTTEDGQPHWRDVPYRLALGDVDAQLQAVIAGLGVAQMPSWLIQRAVAASELEIIMPQLQPDGLTLSVVWPRRKQFLPKVDALLSALNALAIR, encoded by the coding sequence ATGCACGATCATCGCCTTAAAGATATTCTCCCGTTTGTCGCCAGCGTGGAGTGTGGCAGCTTTACCGCCGCGGCTGAACGTCTGCACGTGACCGGCTCGGCGGTCAGCAAGAGCATCAGCCGACTGGAAGCGCGCTTAGGCTCGCGGCTGCTGGAGCGCACCACGCGTAGACTGAATCTGACCGACGCGGGCAGCGCCTATTATCAGACCTGTCTGCGGGTGCTGGAGGATCTGGCCGAAGCCGAGGCGGTACTGGCGGCTCAGCGCACCATTCCTTCCGGCCGGCTGCGTCTGGCGGTGCCCACCACCTATGGCCGCCTCAACGTCATGCCGCTGCTGATGCCCTTCTGCCAGCAAAATCCAGAGCTGGCACTGAGCCTGAGTTTGTCCGATCGCTTTGTTGACCTGTTTGAGGAAGGCGTGGATGTGGCGGTGCGGATCGGCGGTGCACCCGACCTTCCCGCGTCGCTGGGCTGGCGTAACATGGGTCGCGAGAAGATGCAGTTCTGTGCCTCTCCCGCTTATCTGGCCCGGGAAGGCCGTCCTGAAAATGAAGCAGCGCTGCTGAACCATCCCGCCATTCTTTATGAGCGTGTGGATGGCACAACCAAACCCTGGCTATTTACCACCGAAGATGGACAGCCCCACTGGCGCGACGTGCCCTACCGGCTGGCGCTGGGCGACGTCGATGCACAGCTTCAGGCAGTCATTGCCGGGCTGGGTGTCGCGCAGATGCCCTCATGGTTGATTCAGCGCGCCGTGGCCGCCAGTGAACTGGAAATTATTATGCCGCAGTTACAGCCCGACGGGCTGACGCTGAGCGTGGTGTGGCCACGCCGCAAACAGTTCCTGCCAAAAGTGGACGCGCTATTATCAGCGCTAAACGCCCTGGCCATTCGCTGA
- a CDS encoding sugar porter family MFS transporter yields MEKELYISSNPASGPNSATRTEPFVKIIALVATLGGLLFGYDTGVVSGALLFMRGDLHLTPFTTGLVTSSLLFGAAFGALAAGHLADGLGRRRIIIALALIFAFGAVGSALAPDVTWMIASRLFLGFAVGGAAATVPVYIAEIAPANKRGQLVTLQELMIVSGQLLAYISNATFNDIWGGENTWRWMLALSIVPAALLWIGMIFMPETPRWHVMKGRSQAAREVLEKTRAAEDVEWELEEIEETIEENRQRGKGRLRDLATPWLMKIFLLGVGIAAIQQLTGVNTIMYYAPTMLTAAGLSNDAALFATIANGVISVVMTLVGIWLIGKTGRRPLVLIGQMGCTCCLFFIGLVCWLMPEYLNGTVNLLRAYLVLAGMLMFLCFQQGALSPVTWLLLSEIFPARMRGICMGGAVFSLWIANFAISMAFPLLLAAFGLAGAFFIFALIGIGGSVFVVKFIPETRGRSLEQVEHYFYALYNGKK; encoded by the coding sequence ATGGAAAAAGAACTTTATATCTCGTCGAACCCGGCCTCCGGTCCAAATAGCGCCACCCGCACCGAGCCTTTTGTGAAGATTATTGCGCTGGTTGCTACCCTGGGTGGATTGCTGTTTGGTTATGACACCGGCGTGGTTTCGGGCGCGTTACTGTTTATGCGCGGCGATTTGCATCTTACCCCGTTTACCACCGGGCTGGTCACCAGCTCCCTGCTGTTTGGTGCCGCCTTCGGCGCGCTGGCTGCCGGTCATCTGGCGGATGGTCTGGGCAGACGCCGCATCATCATTGCGCTGGCGCTGATCTTCGCTTTTGGCGCTGTCGGCTCGGCGCTGGCGCCTGATGTCACCTGGATGATCGCTTCTCGCCTGTTCCTGGGCTTTGCCGTGGGCGGTGCTGCCGCGACCGTGCCGGTCTACATCGCAGAAATCGCCCCCGCCAATAAACGTGGCCAGCTGGTCACCCTGCAGGAACTGATGATCGTCAGCGGTCAGCTGCTGGCGTATATCTCCAACGCCACCTTTAACGATATCTGGGGCGGCGAAAATACCTGGCGCTGGATGCTGGCGCTGTCGATTGTCCCCGCCGCTCTGCTCTGGATCGGCATGATATTTATGCCTGAAACCCCGCGCTGGCACGTAATGAAAGGCCGCAGTCAGGCAGCGCGTGAGGTGCTGGAAAAAACCCGCGCCGCTGAAGATGTGGAGTGGGAACTGGAAGAGATTGAAGAAACCATCGAAGAGAACCGGCAGCGAGGTAAAGGCCGCCTGCGCGATCTCGCGACGCCATGGCTGATGAAAATCTTCCTGCTGGGCGTGGGCATCGCTGCGATTCAGCAGCTGACTGGCGTCAATACCATTATGTATTACGCACCTACTATGCTGACCGCAGCCGGACTCAGCAACGATGCCGCGCTGTTTGCCACCATTGCGAATGGTGTGATTTCGGTAGTGATGACACTGGTGGGTATCTGGTTAATCGGCAAAACGGGACGTCGCCCGCTGGTATTAATCGGTCAGATGGGCTGCACCTGCTGCCTGTTCTTTATCGGGCTGGTCTGCTGGCTGATGCCGGAATACCTCAACGGCACGGTCAACCTGCTGCGGGCTTATCTGGTGCTGGCGGGCATGTTGATGTTTCTCTGCTTCCAGCAGGGCGCATTGTCACCGGTCACCTGGCTGCTGCTGTCGGAAATCTTCCCCGCCCGGATGCGTGGCATCTGTATGGGTGGCGCGGTCTTCTCACTGTGGATCGCCAATTTCGCCATCTCCATGGCCTTCCCGCTGTTATTAGCCGCGTTTGGTCTGGCCGGTGCCTTCTTTATATTCGCCCTGATTGGCATCGGCGGCTCTGTATTTGTTGTGAAGTTTATTCCCGAGACCCGGGGAAGAAGTCTTGAGCAGGTCGAGCACTATTTCTATGCGCTTTATAACGGCAAAAAATAA
- a CDS encoding TIM barrel protein, producing the protein MSLNIPNARFCVNRKIAPSLSIPQFFKLVSQLGIHNVELRNDMPSGRVTDDLSGDEVKALAHESGIRIVTINALYPFNQLNEEVLQRARQLLSDAQAVGAESLVLCPLNDGTPISAADSESALKTLAPLFAEAGIQGLVEPLGFPQSSLRSATQAQTLIREAAVPFRLLIDTFHHHLFEEAEQTFEQEIDIQQIGLVHLSGVTDPRPVSELTDEERIMLSADDRLRSKQQVERLEKMGYTGLYAFEPFSSVMNSWQEADITREIRNSIQLLNHSA; encoded by the coding sequence ATGAGCCTGAATATTCCCAATGCGCGCTTTTGCGTTAATCGTAAAATAGCGCCCAGCCTGAGTATCCCGCAGTTTTTTAAACTGGTCAGCCAGCTCGGTATTCATAATGTCGAACTGCGCAATGATATGCCCAGCGGACGCGTTACCGACGATCTCAGCGGCGATGAGGTAAAAGCGCTGGCGCATGAGTCAGGCATCCGGATTGTTACCATCAATGCGCTCTACCCGTTCAACCAGCTGAATGAAGAGGTGCTGCAACGCGCCCGCCAGCTGTTAAGCGATGCGCAGGCCGTCGGCGCCGAATCGCTGGTGCTCTGCCCGCTCAACGACGGCACGCCCATCAGCGCTGCCGACAGCGAAAGCGCGCTGAAAACCCTGGCCCCGCTGTTCGCTGAGGCAGGCATTCAGGGGCTGGTGGAACCGCTGGGTTTCCCGCAAAGCTCGCTGCGTTCGGCGACTCAGGCGCAGACGCTGATCCGCGAGGCGGCCGTGCCTTTCCGCTTGCTGATCGACACCTTTCATCATCATCTGTTTGAAGAGGCCGAACAGACTTTTGAGCAGGAAATCGACATTCAGCAAATCGGTCTGGTTCACCTCTCCGGCGTCACCGACCCGCGCCCGGTCAGCGAACTGACCGACGAAGAGCGCATCATGCTCAGCGCAGATGACAGATTGCGCAGTAAACAGCAGGTCGAACGCCTGGAGAAGATGGGCTACACCGGCCTTTACGCCTTTGAGCCGTTCTCCTCCGTGATGAATAGCTGGCAGGAAGCGGACATCACCCGCGAAATTCGCAACAGCATCCAGCTGTTAAACCACTCAGCGTAA